Proteins encoded together in one Apteryx mantelli isolate bAptMan1 chromosome 31, bAptMan1.hap1, whole genome shotgun sequence window:
- the ENSA gene encoding alpha-endosulfine, whose protein sequence is MADQLGTGARAEETGEEKQDTQEKETVIPERAEEAKLKAKYPNLGQKPGGSDFLMKRLQKGQKYFDSGDYNMAKAKMKNKQLPSAGPDKNLVTGDHIPTPQDLPQRKSSLVTSKLAG, encoded by the exons atgGCGGACCAGCTCGGTACCGGCGCCCGCGCCGAGGAGACCGGCGAGGAGAAACAG GACACGCAAGAGAAAGAAACCGTCATCCCCGAGAGAGCAGAAGAAGCGAAGCTGAAGGCCAAATACCCCAACCTGGGCCAGAAGCCCGGCGGGTCGGACTTCCTCATGAAGAGACTGCAGAAAGGG cAAAAATACTTCGATTCTGGGGACTACAACATGGCCAAGGCGAAGATGAAGAACAAGCAGCTGCCAAGCGCGGGGCCAGACAAGAACCTGGTGACAGGAGACCACATCCCAACTCCTCAGGATCTCCCCCAGCGAAAATCCTCGCTTGTAACCAGCAAGCTGGCAGGGTAA
- the LOC136994593 gene encoding hepatocyte nuclear factor 6-like — MAGHDPELLPGPAAALPRPSLVASVLDAPEYPGAEAPLAPALPFGGDSPPGAGGSYTTLTPLQPLPDKYPGQLHHHPHPHPHPPPHHQCVPMGNVLGGFALLREERAPAAFYSPYGKDLGMGQSLAPLASPGLPAAHPAYGDKPGGSFEPPAFGCPEQRFARAGSPGALPQPYGSHRGAEAPAPAGPLEEIDTKEVARRVVGELKRYSIPQAIFAERVLCRSQGTLSDLLRNPKPWSKLKSGRETFKRMWRWLQEPEFQRMAALRLEACKRKEQEQGRGERGGTGSTGSTGSGTGSGTGSGSGGSAGPRRQRLVFTELQRRTLRAVFRANRRPSKELQLAIARQLGLRLATVGNFFMNARRRSLDKWHDDGRPPPPAAACTRA; from the exons ATGGCCGGCCACGACcccgagctgctgcccggccccgccgcagccctgccGCGACCCTCGCTCGTGGCCTCGGTGCTGGACGCCCCCGAATACCCCGGGGCCGAGGCGCCCTTAGCGCCGGCGCTGCCTTTCGGGGGCGATTCGCCGCCGGGCGCCGGAGGCAGCTACACCACGCTGACGCCGCTGCAGCCGCTGCCGGATAAGTATCCGGGCCAGTTGCACCaccatcctcatcctcatcctcatcctcctcctcaccaCCAGTGCGTGCCCATGGGCAACGTGCTGGGCGGCTTCGCCCTGCTGCGGGAAGAGCGGGCGCCGGCGGCGTTTTACAGCCCCTACGGCAAGGATTTGGGCatggggcagagcctggcaccacTGGCCAGCCCCGGCTTGCCCGCCGCGCACCCCGCTTACGGTGACAAACCCGGCGGCTCCTTCGAGCCTCCCGCCTTCGGGTGCCCGGAGCAGCGTTTCGCCCGCGCCGGCTCGCCCGGAGCCCTGCCGCAACCTTACGGGAGCCACCGCGGTGCCGaagcgccggcgcccgccgggcCGCTGGAGGAGATCGACACCAAGGAGGTGGCGCGGCGCGTCGTCGGCGAGCTCAAGCGCTACAGCATCCCGCAGGCCATCTTCGCCGAGCGCGTGCTGTGCCGCTCGCAGGGGACCCTCTCCGACCTGCTCAGGAACCCCAAGCCCTGGAGCAAGCTCAAGTCCGGCCGCGAGACCTTCAAGCGCATGTGGCGCTGGCTGCAGGAGCCCGAATTTCAGCGCATGGCGGCTCTGAGGTTGGAag CCTGCAAGCGCAaagagcaggagcagggcaggggcgagcgcggcggcaccggcagcaccggcagcaccggcagcggcaccggcagcggcaccggcagcggcagcggcggcagcgcggggcccagGCGGCAGCGGCTGGTCTTCACGGAGCTGCAGCGGCGCACGCTGCGCGCCGTCTTCCGCGCGAACCGGCGCCCCTCCAAGGAGCTGCAGCTCGCCATCGCCCGCCAGCTCGGCCTGCGCCTCGCCACCGTCGGCAACTTCTTCATGAACGCCCGCCGCCGCAGCCTCGACAAGTGGCACGACgacggccgcccgccgccgcccgccgccgcctgcacCCGGGCCTGA